One Malus domestica chromosome 11, GDT2T_hap1 genomic region harbors:
- the LOC103447046 gene encoding uncharacterized protein: MGTLVGHVAPGFGFLLIGLWHLFNHIKLHLNQPNTYTAPSWFPTSKFKYLELFLIMGGSSASIAMELFIGPQKHRPLDDDGTIPSNHLHNFEHSSISMTFLVYAAFAIVLDKISPKAQHGLTQLLGAIAFGQQLLLFHLHSADHMGPEGQYHMLLQLVVLVSLTTTLMGIGLPESFLVSFVRSLSIFFQGVWLMVMGFMLWTPDLMPKGCSMNSEEGHKVVRCHGDEALHRAKSLVNLQFSWFLLGVAIFGVSFYLVLVKVYGEKFEYFSLTRLREEDEEDLDHDVEYQKKSKLEDSKSFVNHMGKTAFASIDIER; this comes from the coding sequence ATGGGCACTTTAGTTGGGCATGTAGCACCGGGCTTTGGGTTTCTTCTCATTGGATTATGGCACCTCTTTAATCACATCAAACTCCATCTTAACCAACCAAACACCTACACAGCTCCATCCTGGTTTCCCACCTCCAAATTCAAGTATTTGGAGCTCTTCTTAATCATGGGAGGCTCATCTGCATCCATTGCCATGGAACTCTTCATAGGTCCACAGAAACACCGACCGCTCGATGACGATGGAACGATCCCCTCCAACCATCTCCACAACTTCGAGCACTCTTCAATCTCCATGACTTTCTTGGTCTATGCAGCTTTTGCCATCGTTCTTGACAAAATTTCCCCAAAAGCACAACATGGTTTGACCCAACTCCTTGGAGCCATAGCGTTTGGGCAGCAGCTTCTTCTCTTTCACCTTCACTCTGCTGATCACATGGGACCTGAAGGTCAATACCACATGCTTCTACAGCTTGtggttcttgtttctttgaccACAACCCTTATGGGAATTGGTTTGCCTGAGAGTTTTTTGGTCAGCTTTGTGAGGTCACTAAGCATATTTTTCCAAGGTGTTTGGCTTATGGTCATGGGGTTCATGCTTTGGACACCTGATTTGATGCCAAAAGGTTGTTCCATGAACTCAGAGGAGGGTCACAAAGTGGTTAGGTGCCATGGAGATGAGGCACTTCACAGAGCCAAATCCTTAGTGAACCTTCAATTTAGTTGGTTCTTGTTGGGAGTTGCCATTTTTGGGGTGTCCttctatttggttttggttaaGGTTTATGGCGAAAAGTTTGAGTATTTTTCATTGACCAGACTAcgcgaagaagatgaagaggatCTGGATCATGATGTTGAATATCAAAAGAAAAGTAAGCTTGAAGACTCGAAGAGTTTTGTTAATCATATGGGAAAAACAGCTTTTGCGTCCATAGACATTGAAAGGTAG